A region from the Sphingomonas sp. S2-65 genome encodes:
- a CDS encoding alpha/beta fold hydrolase has protein sequence MSIVTTKDGVEIFFKDWGPKDAQPIMFHHGWPLSSDDWDAQMLFFLAQGYRVVAHDRRGHGRSAQVDFGHDMDHYAADASAVAEHLDLRNAIHIGHSTGGGEVARYVAQHGIPQGRVAKAVLVSAVPPIMLKTEAYPGGLPIDVFDGLRKALADNRAQFFRDLPAGPFYGFNRDGADVKDGVIDNWWRQGMMGSAQAHYLGIKAFSETDQTEDLKAITVPTLVLHGDDDQIVPYKNAGVLSADILPNATLKIYQGYPHGMLTVNADVLNADLLAFIRS, from the coding sequence ATGAGCATCGTGACCACCAAGGACGGCGTCGAAATCTTCTTCAAGGATTGGGGGCCCAAGGACGCCCAGCCGATCATGTTCCACCATGGCTGGCCACTGTCGTCCGACGATTGGGACGCGCAGATGCTGTTCTTCCTCGCCCAGGGCTATCGCGTCGTGGCGCATGACCGCCGCGGCCACGGCCGCTCGGCCCAGGTCGATTTCGGGCATGACATGGATCATTATGCCGCCGACGCTTCCGCAGTCGCCGAGCACCTAGACCTGCGCAACGCCATCCATATCGGCCATTCGACGGGCGGCGGCGAAGTGGCACGCTATGTCGCGCAGCACGGCATCCCGCAGGGCCGCGTCGCCAAGGCCGTGCTGGTAAGCGCAGTGCCGCCGATCATGCTGAAGACCGAGGCATATCCGGGCGGCCTGCCGATCGATGTGTTCGACGGGCTTCGCAAGGCTCTGGCCGATAACCGCGCGCAGTTCTTCCGCGACCTGCCCGCCGGCCCCTTTTACGGCTTCAACCGCGACGGCGCGGACGTGAAGGACGGCGTGATCGACAATTGGTGGCGCCAAGGCATGATGGGCAGCGCACAGGCGCATTATCTCGGCATCAAGGCGTTCTCCGAAACCGACCAGACCGAGGACCTGAAGGCGATCACCGTACCCACGCTTGTCCTGCATGGCGACGACGACCAGATCGTGCCGTACAAGAATGCCGGCGTACTCTCGGCCGACATCCTGCCGAACGCGACGCTGAAGATCTACCAGGGCTATCCGCACGGCATGCTGACGGTGAACGCCGACGTCCTGAACGCCGATCTGCTCGCCTTCATCCGCAGCTAA
- a CDS encoding DnaJ domain-containing protein, which translates to MNYYETMGVDRGAEPEVIDAAYRAMMRRYHPDRFDGSKDEAERRSKDLNEAYAVLRDPEKRRAYDATLAPAFRAHQGTAPALSNPASAPRRGSRRAVPLVALGLAGLAAAYAFPGGTSRPPRTQAIAPDVVTPTPRPTVSASPSLAPTPAASPTDTAKAECTGVACRVLTPFGWGGIEAGVTVDSAQHATGLQLRDDGHYTDAGDGSCLAYQVVGGPRNLRMLVEGGVITTVEVHAAPSQPVFRTDTGIRLGDPEAAVRAAYKSLKQLPDIYSEPPDKKLFHYEPGGERGIKFDIVGGKVAGISVGTTSIEYVEGCL; encoded by the coding sequence ATGAACTACTACGAGACCATGGGCGTCGACAGGGGTGCGGAACCTGAGGTGATCGATGCGGCCTATCGCGCAATGATGCGCCGCTACCATCCCGACAGGTTCGATGGCTCCAAGGACGAAGCCGAACGCCGCTCGAAGGACCTAAACGAAGCCTATGCGGTGCTAAGGGATCCGGAGAAGCGGCGCGCCTACGATGCGACGCTCGCACCTGCCTTCCGCGCCCACCAAGGCACGGCTCCGGCACTCTCCAACCCCGCCTCGGCCCCGCGACGCGGATCAAGGCGCGCCGTACCCCTGGTCGCCTTGGGCTTGGCAGGCCTTGCCGCGGCCTACGCCTTCCCCGGTGGAACGTCGCGGCCTCCGAGGACGCAAGCGATAGCTCCGGACGTCGTCACGCCCACCCCACGGCCGACTGTCTCGGCGTCGCCGAGCTTGGCACCCACCCCCGCGGCGAGCCCGACGGATACGGCGAAGGCCGAATGCACCGGCGTTGCGTGCCGGGTGCTGACTCCGTTCGGATGGGGCGGCATCGAGGCCGGCGTGACGGTCGACAGCGCGCAGCATGCGACCGGTCTGCAGCTGCGCGACGATGGTCACTATACCGATGCGGGGGACGGCAGCTGCCTTGCCTATCAGGTGGTCGGCGGACCCAGGAACCTGCGCATGCTGGTTGAAGGCGGGGTAATCACGACGGTGGAGGTCCATGCCGCTCCATCACAACCGGTGTTCCGCACCGACACCGGGATCAGGCTGGGCGATCCGGAGGCGGCTGTGCGCGCGGCCTACAAGTCTCTCAAGCAGCTGCCAGACATCTATTCCGAGCCGCCCGACAAGAAGCTGTTCCACTACGAACCAGGAGGCGAGCGCGGGATCAAGTTCGACATCGTCGGCGGCAAGGTGGCCGGCATTTCAGTCGGCACGACCAGCATCGAGTATGTCGAGGGCTGCCTCTAG
- a CDS encoding TniB family NTP-binding protein has protein sequence MISPKHNQLFSEAELQPASGFPVPSSSRERLAALKGWNEVLESIYVNNPNHAPVLRALDEIVSLGRPGSCYAVRNSAASFAGKSAAADEYARVIARRKTFPAEARPVVRVELEQACTSRRFWTSILDAYDDGYTSKKDEVALRRSAYDAFEEHGTVLLIIDEVQHAGYRSSGNSAATDVIKRFINDGRVGLGLFGNEEAGKILPSNNQLSHRLRPPCDIKPLRLDDTASQATFSKFLGKYDQQLTGKKLFAETSNLTDPRVMACLMSISSGYLGRVVALLREAARHAFLRSAARIEVCDLSHATSTWAVEQKLAASDPFRFGVVKANG, from the coding sequence ATGATCAGCCCCAAGCACAACCAGCTCTTCAGCGAGGCTGAGCTGCAGCCCGCCTCGGGATTTCCGGTCCCCTCTTCATCCCGGGAGAGGCTTGCGGCCCTGAAGGGCTGGAACGAGGTCCTGGAATCGATCTACGTCAACAATCCTAACCACGCCCCGGTCCTGAGGGCTCTCGACGAGATCGTCTCGCTGGGAAGGCCCGGATCCTGCTACGCGGTGCGCAACTCTGCCGCCAGCTTCGCAGGCAAGAGCGCCGCGGCAGACGAATACGCCCGCGTGATCGCCAGGCGGAAGACGTTTCCGGCGGAGGCCCGCCCCGTGGTGCGGGTGGAGCTCGAGCAGGCATGCACCTCGCGGCGCTTCTGGACCTCCATCCTCGATGCCTATGATGACGGATACACCTCGAAGAAGGACGAAGTGGCTCTCCGCAGGAGCGCCTACGACGCATTCGAGGAGCACGGCACCGTCCTGCTCATCATCGACGAGGTCCAGCACGCAGGCTACCGCTCGAGCGGCAACTCGGCCGCCACCGACGTCATCAAGCGGTTCATCAACGACGGCAGGGTCGGCCTGGGACTCTTCGGCAACGAGGAGGCAGGTAAGATCCTGCCCTCCAACAACCAGCTCAGCCACCGCCTGCGCCCGCCCTGCGACATCAAGCCGCTTCGCCTCGACGACACGGCAAGCCAGGCCACCTTCTCGAAGTTCCTCGGAAAATACGACCAGCAGCTCACCGGCAAGAAGCTCTTCGCCGAAACGTCCAACCTGACGGACCCCCGGGTCATGGCATGCCTGATGTCCATCTCGAGCGGCTACCTCGGCCGGGTGGTGGCCCTTCTGCGGGAGGCTGCACGCCATGCATTCCTTCGGAGCGCCGCGCGGATCGAAGTCTGCGACCTCTCTCACGCGACAAGCACCTGGGCGGTCGAGCAGAAGCTCGCGGCGAGCGACCCCTTCCGCTTCGGAGTGGTCAAGGCGAATGGATGA
- a CDS encoding DDE-type integrase/transposase/recombinase gives MNLNISGVLGSTFVDSSGLKLLIERDLGDGLLHVIRLPSGATHRVENPETGELQLTDFPWFERNLAEGELRKIADRNGPVAPARAQARVFDREYILEKDPMAEARLKLILGLVERGVDASDARLGAEIKKIWTGDLEERFGTCPTIPKVRSWLGRIIDTDITLEQMFSLSGRVARQNRLASQIEQIIQEERPRYWANRGYKIIDVEAAVVTRVHQLNIRRVAEGVDPLPVPGKETIRRRVNEMLCRETYAAKFGEKAAKRKFDGSGRGITATRILQIALMDDTIVDLVTCLDVDRGLIAGRPYLTVILDVHSRCVIGLTVSFLPPNSQKAADTVRKALLPERFRAISAQCLRTANFAKFDVRPDRLARFPALAYLSGKPDKIVTDNGANYVAPAFGELLADLGITHELAPVGSPRHKGIIERFFRTLNTFLIDKLPGATLDPSVLRKLGIDPGSEAVVTVTELKELIADFLFAYHTNFHSGISAVPLQKWERGMTAGHRQMILDRRKIDIVTGTTVHNKRITVGGGARMFGLTWKGPNLPVVTDKLAAKEPHRKRLDATAAITTKIKYNPEDLLRVQVFVGDDWLDLENTQPEYADGLSLWQHNQIRDFAKREALKFSSQAERLAARYELNKAIQEAFPDADARERRAMARMLGGSPGASAAFPVEYAEAEPRHDGMAPIIEHEAPANEREDALRAQSRPGFSTSAELDADAEGGEDPEASFDAAGLTFHMPPPIVEPTSNDDDFEEFK, from the coding sequence ATGAACCTCAACATCTCCGGCGTCCTCGGGTCCACGTTCGTCGACAGCTCCGGCCTGAAGCTGCTGATCGAGCGCGATCTCGGCGACGGCCTCCTCCATGTCATCCGGCTGCCCTCCGGGGCGACGCACCGGGTTGAAAATCCCGAGACCGGCGAACTCCAGCTCACCGACTTTCCGTGGTTCGAGCGAAACCTCGCGGAAGGCGAGCTGCGCAAGATCGCGGACAGGAACGGGCCGGTGGCACCGGCACGGGCGCAGGCCCGGGTCTTCGACCGCGAATACATCCTCGAGAAGGACCCGATGGCCGAGGCGCGCCTCAAGCTGATCCTGGGCCTCGTGGAGCGGGGCGTCGACGCCAGCGACGCGCGGCTGGGCGCCGAGATCAAGAAGATCTGGACCGGCGACCTGGAGGAAAGGTTCGGCACCTGTCCCACGATCCCGAAGGTCCGTTCCTGGCTCGGGCGCATCATCGACACCGACATAACCCTCGAGCAGATGTTCTCGCTCAGCGGCCGCGTCGCGCGGCAGAACCGGCTCGCGTCCCAAATAGAGCAGATCATCCAGGAGGAGCGGCCCCGCTACTGGGCGAACCGCGGATACAAGATCATCGACGTCGAAGCCGCCGTAGTCACGCGCGTGCATCAGCTCAACATCCGCCGCGTGGCCGAAGGCGTGGATCCACTGCCCGTGCCGGGCAAGGAGACGATCCGGCGGCGCGTCAACGAGATGCTCTGCCGCGAGACCTACGCGGCCAAGTTCGGCGAGAAGGCCGCCAAGCGGAAGTTCGACGGGTCGGGCCGCGGCATCACCGCGACACGCATCCTCCAGATCGCGCTCATGGACGACACGATCGTCGATCTCGTCACCTGCCTGGACGTCGACCGGGGCCTCATCGCCGGACGGCCCTACCTCACGGTCATCCTGGACGTGCATTCGCGGTGCGTAATCGGGCTCACCGTCAGCTTCCTTCCGCCGAATTCGCAGAAGGCGGCGGACACGGTCCGAAAGGCGCTCCTGCCGGAGCGGTTCCGTGCCATCTCGGCCCAGTGCCTGCGCACCGCGAACTTCGCCAAGTTCGACGTCCGGCCCGACCGGCTGGCCCGGTTTCCGGCCCTGGCATATCTGTCCGGCAAGCCCGACAAGATCGTGACCGACAACGGGGCGAACTACGTGGCGCCGGCCTTCGGCGAGCTGCTGGCCGACCTCGGCATCACCCACGAACTCGCCCCGGTCGGCTCGCCCCGCCACAAGGGGATAATCGAACGCTTCTTCCGCACCCTCAACACCTTCCTCATCGACAAGCTGCCCGGCGCCACGCTGGATCCAAGCGTCCTGCGCAAGCTCGGCATCGATCCGGGGAGCGAGGCGGTGGTCACGGTCACCGAGCTGAAGGAGCTGATCGCGGACTTCCTGTTCGCGTATCACACCAACTTCCATTCCGGCATCAGTGCCGTTCCGCTGCAGAAGTGGGAACGCGGAATGACCGCAGGTCATCGCCAGATGATCCTCGACCGCCGGAAGATCGACATCGTCACGGGCACCACGGTGCACAACAAGCGCATCACGGTGGGCGGAGGCGCGCGCATGTTCGGCCTCACCTGGAAGGGGCCGAACCTTCCGGTCGTCACCGACAAGCTGGCAGCCAAGGAGCCGCATCGCAAGCGCCTCGACGCCACCGCCGCGATCACCACGAAGATCAAATACAACCCCGAGGACCTTCTGCGCGTCCAGGTCTTCGTCGGCGACGACTGGCTCGACCTCGAGAACACGCAGCCCGAATACGCAGACGGCCTCAGCCTCTGGCAACACAACCAGATCCGCGACTTCGCCAAGCGCGAAGCCCTGAAGTTCAGTTCGCAGGCCGAGCGCCTCGCGGCCAGATACGAGCTGAACAAGGCGATCCAGGAGGCGTTTCCCGACGCCGACGCCCGGGAGCGGCGTGCGATGGCACGGATGCTGGGAGGTTCGCCCGGCGCCTCGGCCGCATTCCCCGTCGAATACGCCGAGGCGGAACCGCGCCACGACGGCATGGCTCCCATCATCGAGCACGAGGCCCCCGCGAATGAGCGGGAAGACGCTCTGCGCGCCCAGAGCCGTCCGGGCTTCTCCACATCCGCCGAACTGGATGCCGATGCTGAAGGCGGCGAGGACCCGGAGGCGAGTTTCGACGCCGCCGGGCTCACCTTCCACATGCCCCCGCCGATCGTGGAACCCACGTCGAATGACGACGACTTCGAGGAGTTCAAGTGA
- a CDS encoding helix-turn-helix domain-containing protein: protein MAEDDAALKKMFSRRAGRNSDEARETALFARLPASKQRLVVDRLAKLDAYLEARASGNADTAAAAAALGVTVRSLYRLIKRLEELGPVAALAPTPGAGRKKRADADQALSEEADELIAATIVQRPHLSVSELVKRVREVDPDASASTVRRRALHHRRYYDPVPDAQFGREWLVDQAAVRIPILEQGYSWLVATFVVDADSGIIVGRWPASGTEDAALWALAHAAGRMGALLRTRLKVASRVRKVTWVLPERSHDDGDRVVDRGAGLKPPVEVITVGGAKYRRGGALSKVLGGYVGDLEIMIRATPEPFVERRDEDPEPLSMDRALEVLDYNIQLSHDYMSRWAISPGSRKVPSPSRIASMKRIMEQLIDVFEPAMALNAVVAARESAGRIGEDFPAEPTEAPQP from the coding sequence ATGGCGGAAGATGACGCAGCTTTGAAGAAGATGTTCTCCCGCAGGGCGGGCAGGAATTCGGACGAAGCTCGGGAGACGGCTCTGTTCGCCCGATTGCCAGCCTCCAAGCAGCGACTTGTGGTGGATCGCCTGGCTAAGTTGGATGCTTATCTGGAGGCGCGGGCTAGCGGGAATGCCGATACTGCAGCGGCCGCCGCCGCCTTGGGCGTCACGGTCCGAAGTCTCTATCGCTTGATCAAGCGTCTGGAGGAACTCGGGCCCGTAGCCGCGTTGGCGCCCACTCCGGGCGCCGGCAGGAAGAAGCGTGCCGACGCGGACCAGGCCCTCTCCGAAGAGGCTGATGAGCTCATCGCCGCCACGATCGTCCAGCGCCCGCATCTCTCGGTTTCTGAACTGGTGAAGCGTGTCAGGGAGGTTGATCCGGACGCCTCAGCCTCGACGGTGCGCAGACGGGCGTTGCACCATCGGAGGTACTACGATCCGGTGCCGGATGCGCAGTTTGGCCGGGAATGGCTGGTGGATCAGGCTGCGGTTCGCATCCCGATATTGGAGCAAGGCTACTCTTGGCTCGTAGCGACCTTCGTGGTGGATGCCGACAGCGGGATCATCGTCGGGCGCTGGCCCGCAAGCGGCACGGAAGATGCTGCACTATGGGCGCTTGCGCACGCGGCTGGTCGCATGGGCGCGCTGCTTCGCACGCGATTGAAGGTAGCCAGCCGCGTGCGCAAGGTTACCTGGGTGCTTCCCGAGCGTTCGCATGACGATGGGGATCGAGTGGTCGACCGCGGCGCCGGGTTGAAGCCGCCCGTGGAGGTCATAACGGTCGGCGGCGCCAAGTATCGCCGCGGCGGGGCGCTTTCCAAGGTCCTGGGAGGCTACGTAGGCGATCTGGAGATCATGATCCGCGCCACTCCGGAACCATTCGTGGAGCGGCGCGACGAAGATCCGGAACCCTTGAGCATGGATCGGGCACTTGAGGTGCTCGACTACAACATCCAGCTTTCGCATGACTACATGTCTCGCTGGGCGATATCGCCAGGCTCTAGGAAGGTGCCGTCTCCGAGCCGGATAGCCTCGATGAAGCGCATCATGGAGCAGCTGATCGATGTGTTCGAGCCGGCCATGGCCCTCAACGCCGTCGTTGCCGCGCGGGAGAGCGCCGGCAGGATCGGCGAGGATTTCCCTGCAGAGCCCACCGAAGCGCCACAACCCTAG
- a CDS encoding Rab family GTPase, whose protein sequence is MAKHPFTASKTKSDRPGWTITFRHPLKLDGQRKPGRKVRRGLGTTEAEEADRMVAQMNEILGDDTWWNPVRRREAETRFAPEIVSAFYDGIQATMADGEQLRDEVMPLPGASDGYSRVLFVGTTGAGKTTLLRQLIGSDPDEDRFPSTAPAKTTIADIEVVLAEGDYSAVVTFFSEQQISTLIEECVLDAALAAHGNADRSRVAERFLNHRDQRFRLSYVLGPWKSDIDGDDFSFDDDEEVDAGRDGGDGDGLSEAEREQNRQALEGMVERIEGLARSITQRVADVVATGSENLRPEDRDALEQLVEEVFEAELFDQEDFSNLVHDVLDAIRSRFAMVEDGQLILSRGEWPDGWSFQTSDRTEFIRTIRWFSSNFWPHFGRLLTPVVDGVRVMGPLYPAMRPQGAKLVLVDGQGIGHTPDYGASISTSVTRRFEKMDVILLVDNAQQPMQAAPLSVLRAVASMGHGEKLAIAFTHFDLIKGPSLQKTSDRRAHVMASVVSALARLKDIIGGQVVSAIEHGLDERCFMLGGTDRRLDQLPPKAATYMRRQLDGMLTLLEAAHAAEEPETSDGPTYDALGMLFAVQDAVAKFRQPWAARLGLGTYSNVRKEHWTRIKALSKRIGGGSAVEYDTLQPVADLHRQLQEAISLFLDNPTKPPAEDADRVVSRIRRLVSGRLLQITRRRLIEEEATAWWHSYSLESGKGSTVRRAERIAAIYARAAPAPDAMLTSEARALLDEVIEAVSSSVELVGGKMASRAGL, encoded by the coding sequence ATGGCGAAGCATCCGTTTACTGCATCCAAGACGAAGTCCGACCGCCCCGGATGGACCATCACGTTCCGCCACCCCCTCAAGCTCGACGGACAGAGGAAGCCGGGCAGGAAGGTGCGGCGCGGCCTGGGCACCACCGAGGCCGAAGAGGCCGACAGGATGGTTGCGCAGATGAACGAGATCCTCGGCGACGACACCTGGTGGAACCCCGTCCGGCGCCGCGAAGCCGAGACGAGGTTCGCCCCCGAGATCGTCTCGGCCTTCTATGACGGGATACAGGCCACGATGGCCGACGGCGAACAGCTGCGCGACGAAGTCATGCCGCTGCCCGGCGCTTCCGATGGATATTCGCGCGTGCTGTTCGTCGGAACCACCGGCGCGGGAAAGACCACCCTGCTGCGCCAGCTGATCGGGTCGGATCCCGACGAGGACCGGTTTCCTTCGACCGCCCCCGCCAAGACCACGATCGCCGACATCGAGGTGGTCCTCGCCGAGGGAGACTATTCGGCGGTGGTCACCTTCTTTTCGGAGCAGCAGATATCGACCCTCATCGAGGAATGCGTCCTGGACGCGGCCCTCGCCGCTCACGGCAACGCGGATCGAAGCAGGGTGGCCGAGCGCTTCCTGAACCATCGCGACCAGCGGTTCCGGCTCAGCTACGTCCTTGGTCCCTGGAAGTCCGACATCGATGGCGACGACTTCTCCTTCGACGATGACGAAGAGGTGGACGCCGGGCGCGACGGAGGAGATGGGGATGGCCTGAGCGAGGCAGAGCGCGAGCAGAACCGGCAGGCGCTCGAGGGCATGGTCGAGCGCATCGAAGGTCTGGCCCGGTCGATCACCCAGCGCGTCGCAGACGTGGTCGCGACCGGATCCGAAAACCTTCGGCCCGAAGACAGGGACGCGCTCGAGCAGCTTGTGGAGGAGGTCTTCGAGGCCGAGCTCTTCGATCAGGAGGACTTCAGCAACCTGGTCCACGACGTGCTGGACGCCATCAGATCGCGCTTCGCCATGGTCGAGGACGGGCAGCTGATCCTGTCACGCGGCGAGTGGCCGGACGGCTGGAGCTTCCAGACCTCGGACCGGACCGAGTTCATCCGGACCATCCGCTGGTTCTCGAGCAACTTCTGGCCGCATTTCGGCAGGCTGCTCACGCCCGTCGTTGACGGCGTGCGCGTGATGGGCCCCCTCTACCCAGCGATGCGCCCGCAAGGGGCTAAGCTCGTGCTCGTCGACGGACAGGGGATTGGACACACCCCGGACTACGGAGCCAGCATCTCGACGTCGGTTACCCGCCGGTTCGAGAAAATGGACGTCATCCTGCTCGTGGACAACGCGCAACAACCCATGCAGGCAGCCCCGCTCTCGGTGCTGCGCGCCGTCGCTTCGATGGGACATGGCGAGAAGCTGGCCATAGCCTTCACGCACTTCGATCTGATCAAGGGGCCCAGCCTCCAGAAGACGAGCGACCGGCGCGCTCACGTCATGGCCTCGGTGGTCAGCGCCCTTGCCCGCTTGAAGGACATCATCGGGGGCCAAGTGGTGAGCGCGATCGAACACGGCCTGGACGAGCGATGCTTCATGCTCGGCGGCACCGATCGCCGACTCGACCAGCTGCCACCCAAGGCTGCGACCTACATGCGCCGCCAGCTAGACGGGATGCTCACTCTGCTCGAAGCCGCGCATGCGGCGGAGGAGCCCGAAACCTCCGACGGCCCGACCTATGATGCACTCGGAATGCTCTTCGCGGTCCAAGACGCGGTGGCGAAATTCCGTCAGCCTTGGGCTGCCCGACTGGGCCTCGGAACCTACTCCAACGTGCGCAAGGAGCACTGGACCCGCATTAAGGCCCTCTCCAAGCGCATCGGCGGCGGATCCGCGGTCGAATACGACACCCTGCAGCCCGTGGCCGACCTTCATCGCCAGCTCCAGGAGGCGATCTCGCTCTTCCTCGACAATCCGACCAAGCCGCCCGCGGAGGACGCCGATCGCGTAGTCTCGCGCATCCGGCGGCTCGTGTCCGGAAGGCTGCTCCAGATAACCCGCCGGCGACTGATCGAAGAGGAGGCAACCGCCTGGTGGCACTCCTACTCGCTCGAGAGCGGCAAAGGCTCGACGGTGCGACGCGCAGAGCGGATAGCCGCGATCTACGCGAGGGCCGCGCCCGCGCCCGACGCCATGCTGACGTCCGAAGCCCGCGCGCTGCTCGACGAGGTGATCGAGGCCGTGTCGTCCAGCGTCGAGCTGGTCGGCGGCAAGATGGCATCCCGCGCCGGCCTCTGA
- a CDS encoding HU family DNA-binding protein, producing MWLRAASTTKGHHMNNSDLADRIAETNGLSKAESRKIVDAVFVAMTEAAVAGEEIAINGFGKFKVKDSAAREGRNPSTGETIQIAASKKLGFTPAKAVKDKLNG from the coding sequence GTGTGGCTAAGAGCCGCTTCCACAACCAAAGGGCACCACATGAACAACTCTGATCTGGCCGATCGCATCGCCGAGACCAACGGCCTGAGCAAGGCTGAATCGCGCAAGATCGTAGACGCCGTGTTCGTCGCGATGACGGAGGCGGCGGTCGCCGGCGAGGAGATCGCCATCAACGGCTTTGGCAAGTTTAAGGTCAAGGACAGCGCGGCGCGCGAGGGACGCAATCCGTCGACGGGCGAGACCATCCAGATCGCCGCGTCCAAGAAGCTGGGCTTCACGCCGGCCAAGGCCGTCAAGGACAAGCTGAACGGCTGA
- the rpsU gene encoding 30S ribosomal protein S21: MQVIVRDNNVDQALRALKKKLQREGVYREMKLRKHYEKPSEKRAREHAAAISRARKADRKRAERDR, from the coding sequence ATGCAGGTAATCGTCCGCGACAACAACGTCGACCAGGCACTCCGCGCTCTCAAGAAGAAGCTGCAGCGCGAAGGCGTCTACCGCGAGATGAAGCTCCGCAAGCACTACGAAAAACCATCGGAGAAGCGCGCCCGCGAACATGCGGCCGCGATCAGCCGAGCACGGAAGGCGGATCGGAAGAGAGCCGAACGGGATCGCTGA
- a CDS encoding ArsR/SmtB family transcription factor — translation MDAEEATTMLSALAQSTRLNVFRVLQDQGAEGLAAGLLAQKLGVPHNTMSTHLKVLEQAGLVSSRRISRSVIYRADDRAFGQLVDFLGRRIAPEAEPQPAAAEARRKA, via the coding sequence ATGGATGCCGAGGAAGCCACGACCATGCTCTCCGCACTCGCGCAGTCGACCAGGCTGAACGTCTTCCGGGTGCTGCAGGATCAAGGCGCAGAGGGACTCGCAGCGGGCCTCCTGGCTCAAAAGCTCGGCGTTCCGCACAACACCATGTCGACTCATCTCAAGGTTCTCGAGCAGGCTGGGCTTGTGTCGTCACGGCGTATAAGCCGCTCTGTGATCTACCGCGCCGACGACCGGGCCTTCGGTCAGCTGGTCGACTTCCTGGGGCGGCGGATTGCACCGGAGGCAGAACCGCAGCCTGCCGCAGCGGAAGCGCGTCGGAAGGCATGA